The proteins below come from a single Caenibius sp. WL genomic window:
- a CDS encoding LysR family transcriptional regulator yields the protein MTLDQLRAFAMVAETLNMTRAAERLHLAQPSVSAAIAALEQRHATRLFDRVGRRLELTEAGRLFLPEARAVLARADAAGRLLDDLSGLMRGNVRIAASQTVATYWLPRRMARFATQTPQIELTLTVGNSAQTAARVMNGEADIGFVEASVADDLLASTRIGGDRIALYAATDHPLARHAPTVEDLKAAHWVLREPGSGTRDHAMAGLALSGIAAADMRICLELPSNGAALAAAEAGDMITAVSDLAAAPHLRAGTIRKLDWPLPERDFTMLVHRARIAGKATAAFIDAL from the coding sequence ATGACACTCGATCAACTGCGCGCTTTCGCCATGGTCGCGGAAACGCTGAATATGACCCGCGCCGCCGAACGGCTGCATCTGGCGCAACCATCGGTCAGCGCCGCCATCGCCGCGCTGGAACAGCGCCACGCCACCCGCCTGTTCGACCGGGTCGGCCGCCGCCTGGAACTGACCGAGGCGGGCCGCCTGTTCCTTCCCGAAGCGCGGGCGGTGCTGGCCCGCGCCGACGCCGCCGGCCGCCTGCTCGATGATCTTTCCGGCCTGATGCGCGGCAATGTGCGGATCGCCGCCAGCCAGACGGTGGCGACCTACTGGCTGCCCCGCCGCATGGCGCGCTTCGCCACGCAGACCCCGCAGATCGAACTCACGCTCACGGTCGGCAATTCCGCGCAAACGGCCGCGCGGGTGATGAACGGCGAAGCCGATATCGGCTTCGTCGAAGCCTCGGTGGCCGACGATCTGCTGGCGTCCACCCGCATCGGCGGGGACCGTATCGCGCTTTATGCCGCCACCGATCACCCGCTGGCCCGCCATGCGCCGACGGTGGAAGACCTGAAAGCGGCGCACTGGGTGCTGCGCGAACCGGGCTCCGGCACACGCGATCACGCCATGGCCGGGCTGGCGCTGTCGGGCATTGCCGCCGCCGATATGCGCATCTGCCTCGAACTGCCCTCGAACGGCGCGGCGCTCGCGGCGGCCGAAGCGGGCGACATGATCACGGCGGTGTCCGATCTCGCCGCCGCGCCCCATCTGCGGGCGGGCACGATCCGCAAGCTCGACTGGCCGCTGCCGGAACGCGATTTCACCATGCTCGTCCACCGGGCCCGCATCGCCGGGAAAGCCACCGCCGCATTCATCGACGCCCTGTGA
- a CDS encoding putative sulfate exporter family transporter: protein MTRFHALRETLPGLVLCGLVAGAALLLERLEVLATGKPWLEALVIAIVLGALVRTVWTPWSGLEPGIRCASRTMLELAVVAMGATISFGAIRDAGAGLMLAIVATVAGAILASFALGKVLGLPAKMALLVACGNAICGNSAIAAVAPVIEAESDDVATAIAFTAVLGIAVVIALPFIAAMMELTPAAGGILAGLTVYAVPQVLVAAGPMGGAAVQIGTLVKLVRVLMLGPVVAILSLVMARKVAGTRAEDAGVRRASLLHLVPPFILAFLALATAHSLGLLPESAVAPAHRISGGLTVLAMAGLGLGVDLRSVSAAGPRVVCVVTVSLLLLGAMAFGMLRLIGVA, encoded by the coding sequence ATGACACGCTTTCACGCCCTCCGCGAAACGCTCCCCGGCCTGGTGCTGTGCGGCCTCGTCGCCGGGGCGGCGCTGCTGCTGGAACGGTTGGAAGTGCTCGCCACCGGCAAGCCGTGGCTGGAAGCGCTGGTGATCGCCATCGTGCTGGGTGCCCTTGTCCGCACGGTGTGGACGCCGTGGAGCGGGCTGGAGCCGGGCATCCGGTGCGCGTCGCGGACGATGCTCGAACTGGCGGTGGTGGCGATGGGGGCGACGATCAGTTTCGGTGCGATCCGGGATGCGGGGGCGGGGCTGATGCTGGCCATCGTGGCGACTGTCGCCGGGGCCATCCTCGCCAGTTTCGCTTTGGGCAAAGTGCTGGGCCTGCCCGCGAAAATGGCGCTGCTGGTGGCCTGCGGCAACGCGATCTGCGGCAATTCGGCGATTGCCGCGGTCGCCCCGGTGATCGAGGCGGAAAGCGATGACGTGGCGACGGCGATCGCGTTCACGGCGGTGCTGGGGATCGCGGTGGTGATTGCTCTGCCGTTCATCGCGGCGATGATGGAGCTGACCCCGGCGGCGGGCGGCATTCTGGCGGGGCTGACCGTCTATGCCGTGCCGCAAGTGCTGGTGGCGGCGGGCCCGATGGGCGGCGCGGCGGTGCAGATCGGCACGCTGGTCAAGCTCGTGCGGGTGCTGATGCTGGGGCCAGTGGTGGCGATCCTCTCGCTCGTCATGGCGCGCAAAGTGGCCGGAACGCGGGCAGAGGACGCAGGCGTCCGCCGCGCTTCGCTGCTGCATCTGGTGCCGCCGTTCATTCTCGCTTTCCTGGCGCTGGCCACGGCCCATTCGCTGGGCCTGCTGCCGGAATCCGCCGTGGCCCCGGCCCATCGCATCAGCGGCGGGCTGACGGTTCTGGCGATGGCCGGGCTGGGGCTGGGGGTGGACCTGCGCAGCGTTTCGGCGGCGGGCCCGCGCGTGGTCTGTGTGGTGACGGTGTCGCTGCTCCTGCTCGGCGCGATGGCGTTCGGGATGCTGCGGCTGATCGGCGTCGCCTGA
- a CDS encoding L,D-transpeptidase family protein: MTFRRYVFWFAPLACVLSGLAPPLTAPAHAAPARAAASGKQQALAEAIRNEAGGKIGRAYAERGYAPLWIADGRISKDAQVLLRYIDDARADGQKPSRYKPDALREAIAAAKGGDAQALARADVALTRAFVRYSQDLRKVRNVGMDYANKRLKPAKLADDAVLRVATRRNFSRYLANMGWMSPHYVRIRDMLADALERGGSERTIALLRRNLERARVLPSADVRHIVVDASSAQLWYYQDGERVGTMKVVVGTNETQTPLLAGYLNYAILNPYWNVPDYLVRDNIARKVLSGRSLDSMNMQALSDWSANPRVIDPATIDWQAVASGRRDLRVRELPGPANSMGKVKYIFPNDHGIYLHDTPNRALFDKPDRHFSNGCIRLERAGELGEWMLGRKATARGKAPEQAVPIPAPVPVYLTYLTPSAAKSGVTFRADVYGLDKDGD; encoded by the coding sequence ATGACATTCCGCCGGTATGTGTTCTGGTTCGCCCCGCTTGCATGTGTCCTGTCCGGTCTTGCCCCGCCTCTCACCGCCCCGGCCCACGCCGCGCCGGCGAGGGCAGCCGCATCGGGCAAGCAACAGGCGCTGGCCGAAGCGATCCGAAACGAAGCCGGCGGAAAAATCGGCCGCGCCTATGCCGAACGCGGCTATGCCCCGCTGTGGATCGCCGATGGCCGCATCAGCAAGGATGCGCAGGTGCTGCTGCGCTATATCGACGATGCGCGGGCCGATGGGCAGAAACCTTCGCGCTACAAGCCCGATGCTCTGCGCGAAGCCATCGCCGCGGCGAAAGGCGGCGATGCGCAAGCGCTGGCGCGGGCCGATGTCGCGCTGACCAGGGCTTTCGTCCGTTACAGCCAGGATCTGCGCAAGGTCCGCAATGTCGGCATGGATTATGCCAACAAGCGGCTGAAGCCCGCCAAGCTGGCGGATGACGCGGTGCTGCGCGTGGCGACACGGCGCAATTTCAGCCGCTATCTCGCCAATATGGGCTGGATGAGCCCGCATTACGTGCGTATCCGCGACATGCTCGCCGATGCGCTCGAACGCGGCGGCAGCGAACGGACCATCGCTCTGCTGCGGCGCAATCTCGAACGGGCGCGGGTGCTGCCTTCGGCCGATGTCCGCCATATCGTGGTGGACGCCTCGTCCGCCCAGCTCTGGTACTATCAGGATGGCGAACGGGTGGGGACGATGAAAGTCGTCGTCGGCACCAACGAGACGCAGACCCCGCTGCTGGCGGGCTATCTCAATTACGCCATTCTCAACCCCTACTGGAACGTGCCCGACTATCTGGTGCGCGACAACATCGCCAGGAAAGTCCTGTCGGGCCGTTCGCTGGATTCGATGAACATGCAGGCGCTTTCGGACTGGAGCGCCAATCCGCGCGTGATCGATCCCGCCACGATCGATTGGCAGGCGGTGGCTTCCGGCCGCCGGGACCTGCGGGTGCGCGAACTGCCGGGCCCGGCCAATTCGATGGGCAAAGTCAAATATATCTTCCCCAACGATCACGGCATCTACCTGCACGACACGCCCAACCGCGCGCTGTTCGACAAGCCGGACCGCCATTTCAGCAACGGCTGCATCCGGCTGGAACGGGCGGGCGAACTGGGCGAATGGATGCTGGGCAGGAAAGCCACCGCGCGGGGCAAAGCCCCGGAACAGGCCGTGCCGATCCCGGCCCCGGTGCCGGTCTATCTAACCTATCTGACCCCGAGCGCCGCCAAATCGGGCGTCACATTCCGCGCGGATGTCTACGGGCTCGACAAGGATGGCGACTGA
- a CDS encoding d(CMP) kinase yields MIVAVDGPTASGKGTIARALAAHFGLPHLDTGLLYRAVGRQVSLAGGNPDDPADAAAACAFPESLLADPIMRSEEIGGLASRVSVHPAVRAALLARQRAFAAQPGGAVLDGRDIGTVIAPHADVKLYVTASVAARAQRRYREMQERGIATTLAAIEDDLIARDMRDSTRAEAPLKPADDAVLLDTSALDRDAAVAAAIAIVDRRRKEHPPTA; encoded by the coding sequence GTGATCGTCGCCGTCGACGGCCCGACCGCATCGGGCAAAGGCACTATCGCCAGAGCACTGGCCGCCCATTTCGGCCTGCCCCATCTCGACACCGGGCTGCTTTACCGCGCGGTCGGGCGGCAGGTTTCGCTGGCGGGCGGCAATCCGGATGATCCCGCCGATGCCGCCGCCGCCTGCGCCTTTCCCGAAAGCCTGCTGGCCGACCCGATCATGCGGAGCGAGGAAATCGGCGGGCTGGCCAGCCGCGTTTCCGTGCATCCTGCCGTGCGCGCCGCCTTGCTGGCGCGGCAGCGGGCCTTCGCCGCGCAGCCGGGCGGCGCGGTGCTCGACGGGCGCGATATCGGCACGGTGATCGCACCCCATGCCGACGTGAAGCTCTACGTCACCGCCTCGGTCGCCGCGCGTGCGCAGCGGCGCTATCGCGAGATGCAGGAGCGCGGCATCGCCACCACGCTGGCCGCAATCGAGGACGATCTGATCGCCCGCGACATGCGCGACAGCACCCGCGCGGAAGCGCCGCTGAAACCGGCCGATGACGCGGTGCTGCTGGATACTTCCGCTCTCGACCGGGATGCCGCCGTGGCCGCCGCTATCGCCATCGTGGACCGCCGCCGCAAAGAACATCCGCCAACCGCGTAA
- a CDS encoding permease, with translation MTPEVANYFGFSGMACIIFAYAYTTARQQPNPFVQHGVNLLGAALLTVSLLVNTNPASLVLEFFWAAIAIYGLARAVLKKQGGGA, from the coding sequence ATGACACCGGAAGTCGCCAACTATTTCGGCTTTTCGGGCATGGCCTGCATCATTTTCGCCTATGCCTACACCACCGCCCGGCAGCAGCCGAACCCGTTCGTCCAGCATGGCGTCAATCTGCTCGGTGCGGCGCTGTTGACCGTTTCGCTGCTGGTGAACACCAATCCGGCTTCGCTGGTGCTGGAATTCTTCTGGGCGGCGATCGCGATCTACGGCCTCGCGCGGGCGGTGCTCAAGAAGCAGGGCGGCGGCGCGTGA
- the aroA gene encoding 3-phosphoshikimate 1-carboxyvinyltransferase, with product MRPRRFGAAGPLRGTIKVPGDKSISHRAVMFGALAVGETRVTGLLEGEDVMATADAMRAMGATITRSDDGEWRISGVGVGGLLQPERALEMGNSGTSTRLLMGLIASHGITATFTGDASLSKRPMGRVIDPIAQMGADISATPGAKGSQTLPLMIRGASPAVPIAYRLPVASAQVKSAVLLAGLNTPGVTTVIEPVPTRDHSERMLTGFGADLTVEEQDGERIIKLRGPADLKPQVIEVPGDPSSAAFFIVAALIVPGSELVIENVGLNPTRAGLIAVLRQMGGRIEELNPRVVGGEPVADLKVSHSQLKGIAVDPAIAPSMIDEFPVLFVAAALAEGRTVTSGLDELRVKESDRLAVMATALSAAGARVEEREDGLIIDGTGGAPLPGGNNAAIATHLDHRIAMSMAIAGLASMAGVEVDDTRPIATSFPNFEALLDGLAR from the coding sequence ATGCGCCCGCGCCGGTTCGGCGCAGCCGGGCCGCTGCGGGGCACGATCAAGGTGCCGGGCGACAAGTCGATCAGCCACCGGGCGGTGATGTTCGGCGCGCTGGCCGTGGGCGAAACCCGCGTGACCGGCCTGCTCGAAGGCGAAGACGTGATGGCCACCGCCGATGCCATGCGCGCGATGGGCGCGACAATCACCCGCAGCGACGATGGCGAATGGCGGATCAGCGGCGTGGGTGTTGGCGGATTGCTGCAACCGGAACGGGCGCTCGAAATGGGCAACAGCGGCACGTCCACCCGCCTGCTGATGGGCCTGATCGCCAGCCATGGAATCACCGCCACGTTCACCGGCGACGCCAGCCTGTCCAAGCGGCCGATGGGCCGGGTGATCGACCCCATCGCGCAGATGGGCGCCGACATCAGCGCGACACCCGGCGCCAAGGGCAGCCAGACGCTGCCGCTGATGATTCGCGGCGCTTCGCCCGCCGTGCCGATCGCATATCGCCTGCCGGTCGCCTCCGCACAGGTCAAAAGCGCGGTACTGCTGGCCGGGCTCAACACGCCGGGGGTCACCACGGTGATTGAGCCCGTGCCCACGCGCGACCATTCCGAACGGATGCTGACCGGCTTCGGCGCCGATCTCACGGTCGAGGAGCAGGACGGCGAGCGGATCATCAAGCTGCGCGGCCCGGCGGACCTGAAACCGCAGGTGATCGAAGTGCCGGGCGATCCTTCCTCCGCCGCGTTCTTCATCGTCGCCGCGCTGATCGTGCCGGGCAGCGAACTGGTGATCGAAAACGTCGGCCTCAATCCCACCCGCGCCGGCCTGATCGCCGTGCTGCGCCAGATGGGCGGGCGGATCGAGGAACTCAATCCGCGCGTGGTCGGCGGGGAACCGGTGGCCGATCTCAAAGTCTCGCACTCGCAGCTCAAGGGCATCGCGGTCGACCCGGCAATCGCCCCGAGCATGATCGACGAATTTCCCGTGCTGTTCGTGGCCGCCGCATTGGCCGAAGGGCGCACGGTGACATCGGGGCTCGACGAATTGCGGGTCAAGGAATCCGATCGGCTGGCGGTGATGGCCACCGCGCTCAGCGCAGCGGGCGCCCGCGTGGAGGAGCGCGAGGATGGCCTGATTATCGACGGGACCGGCGGCGCCCCGCTGCCCGGCGGCAACAACGCGGCGATTGCCACGCACCTCGATCACCGGATCGCGATGAGCATGGCGATTGCCGGGCTCGCCAGCATGGCGGGCGTGGAAGTGGACGACACCCGCCCCATCGCCACCAGCTTCCCCAATTTCGAAGCGCTGCTGGATGGGCTTGCCCGATGA
- a CDS encoding FYDLN acid domain-containing protein, translating into MVKPEWGTKRTCPKCGTRFYDLGKDEPATCIDCGSQWYPEPVLKSKQPIPFEEEKKQKVEDQDADLGDDDLDDIDDDGDSPDNDVDLGGDDDLGVAGAPSEDDDDN; encoded by the coding sequence ATGGTAAAGCCTGAATGGGGCACCAAGCGTACCTGCCCGAAATGCGGCACCCGCTTTTATGATCTGGGCAAGGATGAGCCTGCCACCTGCATCGATTGCGGCAGCCAGTGGTATCCGGAACCTGTGCTGAAATCGAAGCAGCCGATTCCCTTCGAAGAAGAGAAGAAGCAGAAAGTCGAAGATCAGGACGCCGATCTCGGCGATGACGATCTGGACGATATCGACGATGACGGCGATTCGCCGGACAACGATGTCGATCTCGGCGGCGATGACGATCTCGGCGTCGCCGGCGCTCCGAGCGAGGACGACGACGACAACTGA
- the ffh gene encoding signal recognition particle protein, translated as MFDSLSDRLGGVFDRLRGRGALSEQDVRDAMREVRVALLEADVALPVARRFIDAVTEKAVGQNVLKSVTPGQQVVKIVNDELVEMLGGAETVGINLDARPPVVIMMVGLQGSGKTTSTAKIAKLLKEKQGKKVMMASLDVNRPAAQEQLAVLGEQAGVATLPIVTGQAPVDIATRALQAAKLQAVDVLMLDTAGRLHVDDALMAEMKAVAAISNPHEVLLVVDSLTGQDAVNVAQSFTAGVDLTGVVLTRMDGDARGGAALSMRAVTGKPIKFAGMGEKLDAIEPFHPGRVASRILGMGDVVSLVEKAAAVIEKEEAEQLAERMMKGQFDLNDLRTQLKQMQNMGGLGMLAGMMPGMKKAKAAMAASGVNDKVLVHMDAIIGSMTPAERKRPELLNAKRKKRVAAGSGTQVQDINKLLKMHQEMGRAMKQIKKMGGLKGLGAMFGKGGLGAAMPGLGGGAGGGLGGLGGGADLPPELQNLLNNKK; from the coding sequence ATGTTCGATAGCCTTTCCGATCGTCTCGGCGGCGTATTCGATCGCCTGCGCGGGCGCGGTGCGCTGAGCGAGCAGGACGTGCGCGATGCGATGCGCGAAGTGCGCGTGGCGTTGCTCGAAGCCGATGTCGCGCTGCCGGTCGCCCGCCGCTTCATCGATGCCGTCACCGAAAAGGCCGTCGGCCAGAACGTTCTGAAATCGGTCACGCCGGGCCAGCAGGTCGTCAAGATCGTCAATGACGAACTGGTGGAAATGCTCGGCGGGGCTGAAACCGTCGGAATCAATCTCGATGCCCGCCCGCCCGTCGTTATCATGATGGTCGGCTTGCAGGGCTCGGGCAAGACCACCAGCACCGCCAAGATCGCCAAGCTGCTCAAGGAAAAGCAGGGCAAGAAGGTGATGATGGCGTCGCTCGACGTCAATCGCCCCGCCGCGCAGGAACAGCTTGCCGTTCTGGGCGAGCAGGCGGGCGTCGCCACGCTGCCGATCGTTACCGGGCAGGCCCCGGTCGATATCGCCACCCGCGCCTTGCAGGCGGCGAAGCTGCAGGCGGTCGACGTGCTGATGCTCGACACCGCGGGCCGTCTCCATGTCGACGATGCGCTGATGGCCGAAATGAAGGCTGTCGCCGCGATTTCCAATCCGCACGAAGTGCTGCTGGTGGTCGATTCGCTCACCGGCCAGGATGCGGTGAACGTCGCGCAGAGCTTTACCGCCGGGGTCGATCTGACCGGCGTCGTGCTGACCCGGATGGACGGCGATGCGCGCGGTGGCGCGGCGCTGTCGATGCGCGCCGTCACCGGCAAGCCGATCAAGTTCGCGGGGATGGGTGAAAAGCTCGATGCGATCGAGCCGTTCCATCCCGGCCGGGTTGCCAGCCGCATTCTCGGCATGGGCGATGTTGTCTCGCTGGTTGAGAAAGCCGCCGCCGTCATCGAGAAGGAAGAGGCGGAGCAACTCGCCGAGCGGATGATGAAGGGGCAGTTCGATCTGAACGACCTTCGCACCCAGTTGAAGCAGATGCAGAACATGGGCGGGCTCGGCATGCTGGCGGGAATGATGCCCGGCATGAAGAAGGCCAAGGCGGCGATGGCCGCCAGCGGCGTGAACGACAAGGTGCTGGTCCACATGGATGCGATCATCGGTTCGATGACGCCCGCCGAACGCAAGCGCCCCGAACTGCTCAATGCCAAGCGCAAGAAGCGCGTGGCCGCCGGGTCCGGCACCCAGGTGCAGGACATCAACAAGCTCCTGAAGATGCATCAGGAAATGGGCCGCGCGATGAAGCAGATCAAGAAGATGGGCGGGCTCAAGGGCCTCGGCGCCATGTTCGGCAAGGGCGGTCTCGGCGCCGCGATGCCCGGTCTCGGCGGCGGGGCCGGTGGCGGCCTTGGTGGGCTGGGCGGCGGGGCGGACTTGCCTCCCGAACTGCAGAATTTGTTGAATAACAAAAAGTAA
- the rpsP gene encoding 30S ribosomal protein S16, whose translation MAISLRLSRGGAKKRPYYRIVVADSRSPRDGKYLEQIGTYNPVLPKGDENRVKLNEDRARYWLGVGAQPTDRVARFLDAAGIKERAAKVNPKKGEPGEKAKERAEEKAAKLAEAEEAAKAAAEAPAQEEAAAEEAPAEAPAAEDAPAEGAAEEQAEG comes from the coding sequence ATGGCAATTTCCCTGCGTTTGTCGCGCGGCGGTGCAAAGAAGCGCCCCTACTACCGTATCGTCGTGGCTGACAGCCGCTCCCCGCGTGACGGCAAGTATCTGGAACAGATCGGCACCTACAATCCGGTTCTGCCCAAGGGCGATGAAAACCGCGTCAAGCTGAACGAAGATCGCGCCCGCTACTGGCTCGGCGTCGGCGCGCAGCCGACCGACCGCGTGGCCCGTTTCCTCGATGCCGCCGGGATCAAGGAACGCGCTGCCAAGGTGAACCCGAAGAAGGGCGAACCGGGCGAAAAGGCCAAGGAACGCGCTGAAGAAAAGGCTGCAAAGCTGGCGGAAGCCGAAGAAGCGGCCAAGGCTGCTGCCGAAGCGCCGGCTCAGGAAGAAGCCGCTGCTGAAGAAGCACCTGCGGAAGCTCCGGCCGCTGAAGACGCACCGGCCGAAGGTGCGGCTGAGGAACAGGCCGAGGGCTGA
- the rimM gene encoding ribosome maturation factor RimM (Essential for efficient processing of 16S rRNA) yields MAQDQPVTLAAIVGAHGVTGEVRLKLFGEGVVALSRYSSFNDGALTLRKLRDDNKGGAIARFAEVTDRNRAEALRGTALTVPRAALPDLDEGEYYHTDLIGLPVVSTTGEALGRVIAVENYGAGDVIEIERPDGKRFMVPMRVEAVPEWNAQRLLLDPVWVE; encoded by the coding sequence TTGGCACAGGATCAACCCGTCACTCTCGCGGCCATTGTCGGCGCGCACGGCGTGACGGGGGAAGTCCGCCTGAAACTGTTCGGGGAGGGCGTCGTGGCGCTCTCCCGCTACAGCAGTTTCAATGACGGCGCGCTCACGCTCAGGAAGCTGCGCGACGACAACAAGGGCGGGGCGATCGCCCGCTTCGCCGAAGTGACCGACCGCAACCGGGCCGAAGCCCTGCGCGGCACGGCGCTTACCGTCCCGCGTGCGGCGCTGCCCGATCTGGACGAAGGCGAATATTACCACACCGATCTGATCGGCCTTCCGGTGGTTTCAACCACGGGCGAGGCGCTGGGCCGCGTGATCGCGGTCGAGAACTATGGCGCGGGCGACGTGATCGAGATCGAGCGGCCCGATGGCAAGCGCTTCATGGTTCCGATGCGCGTGGAAGCTGTCCCCGAATGGAATGCGCAGCGCTTGTTGCTTGATCCTGTTTGGGTGGAATAG
- a CDS encoding AbrB/MazE/SpoVT family DNA-binding domain-containing protein gives MSKEFRAKVFKSGNSLALRLPKALGLEEGTEMVLREERGKFRFEPVEKPRAKIDISGFAGKAPGIKLAPREDFDERPSVIAARKAAEEAAKKK, from the coding sequence GTGAGCAAGGAATTCAGGGCCAAGGTGTTCAAGTCGGGCAATTCGCTCGCACTGCGCCTGCCCAAGGCGCTCGGCCTTGAGGAAGGCACCGAAATGGTCCTGCGCGAAGAGCGGGGCAAGTTCCGTTTTGAGCCGGTCGAAAAACCCAGGGCAAAGATCGACATCAGCGGTTTCGCGGGTAAAGCGCCGGGTATCAAGCTGGCCCCGCGCGAAGACTTCGACGAACGCCCGAGCGTGATCGCTGCTCGCAAGGCGGCTGAGGAAGCGGCGAAGAAGAAGTGA
- a CDS encoding type II toxin-antitoxin system VapC family toxin, with product MIRYLIDANAVVYALDEGHEALTARIADCAPGEIAISVISYAEIAYGTYAGKPPPAEVLEAFVAAIPILPFDEAAAREYARLPFKRARFDRLLAAHALSIGAAVITNNEADFADVPGLAVENWTL from the coding sequence GTGATCCGCTATCTGATCGATGCCAATGCCGTCGTCTATGCTCTGGACGAAGGGCATGAGGCACTGACAGCGCGAATCGCGGATTGCGCGCCGGGCGAAATCGCGATTTCGGTTATCAGCTATGCCGAGATCGCTTATGGCACCTATGCTGGCAAGCCACCTCCGGCTGAAGTGCTTGAGGCCTTCGTGGCGGCCATTCCGATTTTGCCGTTCGACGAAGCGGCCGCGCGTGAATATGCGCGGCTTCCGTTCAAGCGCGCCCGCTTCGATCGTCTGCTTGCCGCCCATGCGCTGAGCATCGGCGCGGCCGTCATCACCAACAACGAAGCTGACTTTGCCGATGTCCCCGGCCTTGCGGTGGAAAACTGGACACTCTGA
- the trmD gene encoding tRNA (guanosine(37)-N1)-methyltransferase TrmD produces MPFAATLLTLYPEMFPGPLGISLAGRALEDGRWSCTAVQMRDFAQDKHRTVDDTPAGGGAGMVLKADVLARAIDHARALQPDCPVLAMTPRGRPITQARIRALAAGPGVTILCGRFEGFDERIFAGRDVEEVAVGDIVLSGGEPAALMILDACIRLLPGVMGAVESGHEESFEQELLEYPQFTRPVEWEGRTIPEVLRSGDHAKIAAWRKQRAEEDTRLRRPDLWERHRGARDQSASGARQEKKDQAQ; encoded by the coding sequence ATGCCTTTCGCCGCCACCCTTCTGACACTCTATCCCGAAATGTTCCCCGGCCCGCTTGGGATCAGTCTCGCGGGCCGCGCGCTGGAAGACGGGCGCTGGTCCTGCACTGCGGTGCAAATGCGCGATTTCGCGCAGGACAAGCACCGCACGGTGGACGATACGCCCGCCGGTGGCGGGGCGGGCATGGTGCTCAAGGCCGATGTGCTGGCCCGCGCGATCGATCATGCCCGCGCGCTGCAACCCGATTGCCCCGTGCTGGCGATGACGCCGCGCGGCAGACCGATCACGCAGGCCCGGATTCGCGCTTTGGCGGCGGGGCCGGGCGTGACGATCCTGTGCGGCCGTTTCGAGGGATTCGACGAGCGGATCTTTGCCGGCCGCGACGTGGAAGAAGTGGCCGTGGGGGATATCGTCCTGTCGGGCGGAGAGCCTGCCGCGCTGATGATACTCGATGCTTGCATTCGCCTGCTGCCCGGCGTAATGGGCGCGGTCGAAAGCGGGCATGAAGAGAGTTTCGAACAGGAACTTCTCGAATATCCGCAATTCACCCGACCTGTCGAATGGGAAGGGCGCACGATCCCTGAAGTGCTGCGATCGGGGGATCATGCGAAAATCGCCGCCTGGCGGAAACAAAGGGCGGAAGAAGACACACGGTTACGCAGACCGGACCTTTGGGAGCGCCACAGGGGCGCTCGGGACCAGTCTGCCTCTGGCGCGCGGCAGGAAAAGAAGGACCAGGCTCAATGA
- the rplS gene encoding 50S ribosomal protein L19, whose translation MNLIQQIEAEEITKAGKDIPEFRPGDTVRVGVKVVEGARTRVQNYEGVCIARSNRGMGSNFTVRKMSFGEGVERVFPLYSPNIDSITVVRRGIVRRAKLYYLRGRTGKRARIAERRDFQSAGQEG comes from the coding sequence ATGAACCTGATTCAGCAGATCGAAGCCGAGGAAATCACCAAGGCTGGCAAGGATATTCCCGAGTTCCGCCCGGGTGACACCGTGCGCGTCGGCGTGAAAGTCGTCGAAGGCGCCCGTACCCGCGTCCAGAACTACGAAGGCGTGTGCATCGCACGCTCGAACCGTGGCATGGGTTCCAACTTCACCGTCCGCAAGATGAGCTTCGGTGAAGGCGTGGAACGCGTGTTCCCGCTCTATTCGCCGAACATCGACAGCATTACCGTCGTCCGCCGCGGTATCGTGCGTCGGGCGAAACTCTACTATCTGCGTGGCCGCACCGGTAAACGTGCGCGCATTGCAGAACGGCGCGATTTCCAGAGCGCCGGCCAGGAGGGCTAA